The following is a genomic window from Elaeis guineensis isolate ETL-2024a chromosome 10, EG11, whole genome shotgun sequence.
CATGTATAGCCAATATAAGATTAAATATATGCATAGATTCTCTCAAAAAATGCATTTAATTAGAAGCCTTCAACCTTTCATGGTTGCTAATTAAGCAGTGTACTATTACCATTAGAGCAAGCCCCAATTCACCTTTTGAAAGGAGAATTGGATTTTAAAGAGCACACAAATTGGTGGTTATCTAATATCATTGAAATATTTAGGTTGATAAATGTTtctttgaaaaataataataataataataagcttGAAAGGAACAGGAAAGTATTCATGGATAAAAAAGCTGTAGTTTTTTTCAACTACTTCCATTAATATTTTGCCATTCTCTTTCAACACATGAAATGAGAttgcttctcttcttttgatgatGTCCACTATCAATTATGTTTTCTAAGGTCAAGTTTTGCTAGGTTAGACTGATTGTTTGCCCGCTTTCCCCTCACTATCAACTGGTATGAGTCGTTGTTATATTGATGAAGTTGGTTGGGCTCTTTGCCCAATCTCTAGCTccaaaagaattttaaaaaaaaaaaatcttattcatTATATCAATACACACATTAGCAACTTTAACAGGTTATATCAACAAAAAGATTGCAGCACCAATATTTTGTATTTGAAGTACAATGCTAATTAGTTAGGCTAGTCAAAAGAAAATGCACTATGAGATCGTTTGTATTTGACAAAAATATATGTCAATCCGTATAACCATTCATATAATTCCAGTGGCTATATATCATAGCATACTATTATAATTGTACACCATCATATATTTTGAGATCGAGGATAGAATTTTAAAGGATTATACAAGCACTATCAGATCAAACATGAAATTGAAAAGGGAATTTATCATTGGATATAACCTAATGAACCAAGGGTTATAAAAGTAACGGGACCTATAGCTAATTATAGAGTGGATGGCTTTCCTTCCTTCTcccttaaaaaatattaaatataatctaCAAGGTCTATATTACCTATATATTTTTAAGAAACTAAAAGGCCTTTACATCTAGTCCTTCCAAATTAATAGTTCTAATGCAcgatattaaatttatattttgagaaAACCATGATGCATAAATATCTCCAATcatacgttttttttttttttttttttccagctgTTTTGTTCTCTTGATCTGCAATTCCTACCTTCAAATTTTATAATGTGTAAACTCTTTTTTCTGTCATCTGTTTATTCGACATTTCTTAGAACTATACCAAGATAAATAAAAATCTTTTGAGAGCCCTTCTaatgattatatataatatataaaatattagttTTGAAGGTGCAGTTGACATATATATCTATCATGAGATTAACTTTTGTAGTTGACCCAAATTCAAGTGGTAACAACGTGGCTCGACACGACACCACCAGGATTTATGGACAAAATGACTGATGTGAGGGGCCCAAGTTGCAACAGAGAGAGAAACTGCACCAACTACGCCGCCTGATGAATTGGGTAAGCAGATGCCACCAAGCTATTCTGATCACGTGAAGAGCAACATGGTCATTTTGGTTTTTCGAGGGATATGATCGGATGCGAGTCCCCTTGTCAGAAATTAAAGCACCAGTAGGAAGGTCCTTGGATTCTGCTGCTTCGCCGGCTGGCAAATTCAATGTCTTCAGCAGCCTTCCTTCAATGCCAAAGTTCGCTGGGGTGGTTGGTTGGttgcatcctctctctctctctctctctctcatgcctaTTAAAACCTTCCCGGCACTCCATCCTTCGGCAAAACTATTCCAATCCATTTCTCCTATCTCAGCCTCCAAGTCTTGGGATTCTTTTCCTGTTTCTTTAACCTTCTTTCCTCATCTCATACCTTAATAATTCTAGTTGTCTGCATAGATCTTAACCATTTTTTAGAAGCTAGCTCTCTTTTCCTCCTTGTTCTCAACCTTTGAAAGCTTAGCCATAACAGGCTTCTTAAATGACAAGTACTTCTCTTTTTGGACGAgctagcatatatatatatatatacatatataagaaATATTGATTTTGCTCCCATTTCTTTTGCTTAATTAATTCAAGGATTTCATCCCGTCTTCTTTTAGTTATAACAAATCGAGTTGAGTTGTCTATAGTTAATTAATTAACCCTCCATCCTCATCCATCATGTCATCAAGGATGGATAATTCAGAAGGTAACACAAATTCAGTACTCCAAATAACTAGTCCAGATAGGAAGCATAAACTTCCTAACTTTCTCCAATCCGTAAAGCTCAAGTATGTGAAGCTGGGATATCACTACCTGATCTCCAATGCCATGTACCTTCTCCTAATCCCCCTCTTGGCCATCGCCTCGACGCACCTCTCCCAGCTCACCGTCGGCGACCTACAACTGCTCTGGAATCACCTACGCTTCAACCTGGTCGCCACTCTCCTCGGTCTCACCCTCACCGCCTCTCTCGCCACCCTCTACTTCATGACACGGCCTCGGCCGATCTACCTCCTCGACTTCGCATGCTACAAGCCGGACGACGCTCGCAAGTGCACCCGCGAGCTCTTCATGGAGAGGTCGGCGCAAGCAGGGGTCTTCACCGAGGAGAACCTCGCGTTTCAGAAGAAAATTCTGGAACGATCGGGGCTTGGGCAGTCCACGTACTTCCCGGACGCAGTATTGAACGTGCCGCCAAACCCATGCATGGCGGAGGCGAGGAAGGAGGCAGAGATGGTGATGTTTGGGGCCATCGACGAGCTGCTGGAGAAGACAAAGGTGAAGGCGAAGGACATAGGCATACTGGTGGTGAACTGCAGCCTTTTCAATCCAACCCCCTCTCTCTCGGCCATGGTGGTGAACCACTACAAGCTTAGAGGGAACATCATCAGCTACAACCTTGGTGGCATGGGCTGCAGTGCAGGACTTATCTCCATAGACCTTGCCAAGCAACTCCTCCAGGTTAGCAAAGCAGTaaaatctttctcttttttttatcttttttttctttctttttttttttttttttttgttgttggtaAGAAAGCAGTAAAATCTTTTATGAGAATTAATAGAATTGCACTTTGTTTCTATTTTTAATGATAGTTGGAGCAAGGACAAAAGTTTTATTTGTAATGATAGTTGAACTCTCTGTCTCTTATTTCTAATAAAAAAGGACAAAacaattttaacaaaaaaaaaaaaaaacaaggaccAAGTATATATGAGTCTAtttatgattatttttgtttttgaaaaaaaagaaagtttTGAGTTCCAATCATGGTCCCAAATAGAAGCTCCAATATCACATGCATGTCAAGTGAGGATTGGTGCTTCGCATAACCTCACCATTAATGGCACTAATCCTGCGAAGGGCACCAATCTCTCAAGCCACATACCatgaaaagagaaattctttgtgctcaATGACATTACTGTATGATTATACGTTTTAGTATTTAAAACATGATATCATGTTGGGGGCGTGGGTCTCCTGGCTGCGGTAGGTCTCTTTCAGCCACGTGGGTTCATGCAAAGGGTGGGTCAGGGTAGTTGAGCGGTAACGTATTGGTTTTCGGGCGGGCAGGTTATGGTTGCAACCGTGCATATATCctatctatttttaaaaattaaaaaaataaaaaatatatatatcctaTCCGGCAACGCCGGGATTGTATTTTTGGTACGAAAGAAGGATTCATCTCCCTT
Proteins encoded in this region:
- the LOC105053416 gene encoding 3-ketoacyl-CoA synthase 11, producing the protein MSSRMDNSEGNTNSVLQITSPDRKHKLPNFLQSVKLKYVKLGYHYLISNAMYLLLIPLLAIASTHLSQLTVGDLQLLWNHLRFNLVATLLGLTLTASLATLYFMTRPRPIYLLDFACYKPDDARKCTRELFMERSAQAGVFTEENLAFQKKILERSGLGQSTYFPDAVLNVPPNPCMAEARKEAEMVMFGAIDELLEKTKVKAKDIGILVVNCSLFNPTPSLSAMVVNHYKLRGNIISYNLGGMGCSAGLISIDLAKQLLQVQRNSYALVVSMENITLNWYLGNNRSMLLSNCLFRMGGAAILLTNRHSDRHRSKYQLIHTVRTHKGADDRSYSCVFQEEDSNGTTGVALSKDLMAVAGEALKTNITTLGPLVLPMSEQLLFLLTLVGKKIFKMKVKPYIPDFKLAFEHFCIHAGGRAVLDELEKNLQLSDWHMEPSRMTLYRFGNTSSSSLWYELAYTEAKGRIKKGDRTWQIAFGSGFKCNSAVWRALKTINPAKEKNPWMEEIHQFPVQVPKVETIKT